One Polynucleobacter sp. SHI8 genomic window, ATCGATTTGGATTTGCAGTTGATCATTGAGAGGCACACGAATCGTGTTGATTTCATATAGATCAGCGTAGACTGGATAAAAGCTATAGCTAATATCCGGAAACAATAAGGGCGCTTCCTGTTTAAATAAGCCTAAAAAAATATGAGCTAAAACCTCATCAGAGCCATTACCAACAAAAACTTGATCATGGTTTAAGCCATAGACTTTAGCGATGGTCTCTTTTAAAGCGCCTGAGTCTGGCGGGGGATAAAGACGCAATGTATCGTTGCAGTTATTTTGCATCGCTGCAATGGCTTTAGGAGAGGGTCCGTAAGGGTTTTCGTTGGTGTTTAATTTAATTAAATCAGCAATTTGTAATTGCTCTCCAGGAGTGTAAGGAGTGAGCTGCTGAACGGTTTTGCTCCAAAAACGCGACATAAAAAGACTTTCTAATTAACGAAAATTGATCAACGAATGATATTATGACGGAATGAGACAAGTAGAAGTTAATCGTAACACCTCGGAAACGCAAATCCAATTGAAAATCAACTTGGATGGAACCGGTCGCGCTGAATTAAACACAGGTGTGCCATTTCTCGACCACATGCTCGATCAAATTGCGCGTCATGGGATGATGGATTTATCGGTTACAGCCACAGGCGATACCCATATTGATGATCACCACACCGTAGAAGATATTGGTATTACCCTTGGACAAGCGTTCGCAAAAGCGGTTGGCGATAAAGCAGGACTCACGCGTTATGGACATTCTTATGTACCTTTAGATGAAACCTTATCGAGAGTCGTGATTGATTTTTCTGGCAGACCAGAACTCGAGTTTCACGTTCCTTTTACAAGAGCTCGGGTCGGCACGTTTGATGTCGACTTAAGTATTGAGTTCTTCAGAGGCTTTGTGAATAATGCTGGCGTTACGCTACATATCGATAATATTCGTGGAGTAAACGCTCACCATCAAATTGAGACAATATTTAAAGCGTTTGGTCGTGCTCTTCGTATGGCTGTGACAATCGATGAACGAGCTCTAGGAAGTATTCCATCCACCAAGGGAAGTCTTTAAATCGACCATTCATAAGGTATGAGTTTTGTCTAATATCGCGATCGTTGATTATGGGATGGGCAATATTCGCTCAGTAGCCCAAGCTGTTATAAAAGTTGCTCCCGAGTGCCAAGTCGTCATCGCCCATCAACCCGAACAGATTCAACAAGCCGATCGCATTATTTTGCCAGGTCAGGGCGCCATGCCGGACTGCATGCAGAATTTAAAAAACTCAGGACTTTATGAAGCCTTGCTCGATGCCATAAAAAACAAACCACTTCTTGGCGTTTGTGTCGGTGAGCAAATGCTGTTTGAGCAAAGTGATGAGTCACACACAACTAACCAAACAACTCCCTGTCTTGGTGTTTTTCCAGGAAAAGTGATACGTTTTAAACCCAATCTCATCCAAGAAGATGGCAGCCATCTTAAAGTTCCCCATATGGGATGGAATGAGGTTTTTCAGCAACAAATGCATCCTCTTTGGGATGGAGTGCCAAATCATGCACGTTTTTACTTTGTTCACAGTTATTATGTAGTTCCTGACAATAAAAATCATGAATTCGGAACGACCAACTATGGCGGTTTGTTTACCAGTGCGATTGCAAAAGATAATATCTTTGCTACACAATTTCATCCTGAGAAAAGTGCCAAAGACGGACTACGAATTTATCAAAACTTTACACGTTGGAATCCTTAAATGTTGTTAATACCTGCAATTGACTTAAAAGACGGCCACTGTGTTCGTTTAGAACAAGGTGACATGAATAAAGCAACCGTGTTTTCTGAAGATCCTGCTGCGATGGCCAGACATTGGGTAAAACAAGGGGCGAGAAGATTACATTTAGTCGACTTAAATGGGGCATTTGCTGGAAGACCAAAAAATGAGTCTGCCATTTTGTCGATTTTGAAAGAAGTCGGTGACGAGATTCCAGTACAACTAGGCGGCGGTATTCGTGATCTTGAAACCATCGAACGATTACTCGATGATGGCCTAGAAACCATCATTATTGGAACAGCTGCGGTAAAAAACCCTGGATTTTTACAAGAAGCATGCATCGCTTTTGGCGGCCACATTATGGTGGGCTTAGATGCGAGAGACGGTAAGGTTGCAACAGATGGCTGGAGTAAATTAACTGGCCATGAAGTGATCGACCTCGCAAAAAAATATGAAGATTATGGAGTCGAGGCCATTGTGTACACCGATATTGGACGAGATGGCATGTTGCAAGGAATTAATATTGAAGCCACTTTAAGGTTAGCCCAAGCCGTATCGATTCCGATCATAGCGAGTGGTGGCTTGACCAATATGCAAGATATTGATGCTTTATGTGCAATTGAGGAAGATGGTGTGATTGGCGTCATCGCTGGACGAGCTATTTATAACGGCAATATCAATCTAGCGGAAGCGCAAAAATATGCGGACGAAAAAAATCCGCCAGAATACGACTAAGTCCTATGCTTGCTAAAAGGATTATTCCTTGCCTCGATGTCACAGCAGGTAGGGTTGTTAAAGGAATTAACTTTCTTGAACTCAAAGATGCTGGCGATCCTGTGGAGATTGCCAAACGCTATGACGATCAGGGCGCTGATGAAATCACCTTTTTAGATATAACCGCCACATCAGATGGTCGTGATTTAATCCTGCACATTATTGAAGAAGTTGCCTCACAAGTATTTATTCCACTAACCGTGGGTGGTGGCGTTCGTGAAGTCGCAGATGTGAGAAGACTTTTAAATGCTGGTGCGGATAAAGTGAGCATGAACTCTTCGGCAGTGGCAAGACCTGACTTGGTCTCAGAAGCAAGTGCGAAGTACGGCTCTCAATGTATCGTGGTTGCTATTGACGCAAAACAAACAGGCCCACAGCGTTGGGAAGTCTTTACTCATGGCGGACGCAATAATACAGGTATCGATGCGATTGCTTGGGCAAAAGAAGTCTGTGATCGTGGTGCTGGGGAAATCTTGCTGACTAGCATGGACCGTGACGGCACTAAGAATGGTTTTGATTTAGAACTTGTTCGTTTAGTTAGTGACACGGTATCGATTCCGGTCATCGCCTCAGGCGGTGTTGGTAATCTGCAAGATTTAGCCGATGGTATCCTTCAAGGACATGCTGACGCTGTTCTTGCCGCAAGTATTTTTCATTATGGTGAATATACTGTGCAAGAAGCAAAACACTTTTTAGCACAACAAGGAATCACCGTTCGCTAGAGTTTCTTGAGCGCATGCAATAGAATGTTCGCATGAAGCCAATAAATGATAAAAACTGGGTAGAGCAAGTCAGGTTCAATGAGCAGGGTCTCATACCAGTGATTGCACAAGATTCTACGAGTAAAGAAGTGCTGATGATGGCATGGATGAATGCATCATCTTTACAAGAAACGATCGAACTAGGTCAGGCCGTCTATTGGTCAAGATCAAGAGGGCGTCGCTGGCATAAAGGTGAAGAGTCAGGACATTTTCAGAACGTTCAACAAGTCCTATTAGATTGTGATGGCGATACGATTTTGCTTATCGTCGAGCAGGTTGGCGGGATTGCTTGCCATACGGGCGCACCGAACTGTTTTTTCCAACCTCTAGTCAAAGAAAATAATGCATGGCACTGGCAAAACCCATTGGGAGAAAAAAGTGAGTAATACCCAAGAAGACTTGAATGAAGTTCTTAAAAATCTAGCTGATGTGATTGCATCAAGAAAAAAACAAGTTCAAGACGGCTCCAA contains:
- the hisF gene encoding imidazole glycerol phosphate synthase subunit HisF is translated as MLAKRIIPCLDVTAGRVVKGINFLELKDAGDPVEIAKRYDDQGADEITFLDITATSDGRDLILHIIEEVASQVFIPLTVGGGVREVADVRRLLNAGADKVSMNSSAVARPDLVSEASAKYGSQCIVVAIDAKQTGPQRWEVFTHGGRNNTGIDAIAWAKEVCDRGAGEILLTSMDRDGTKNGFDLELVRLVSDTVSIPVIASGGVGNLQDLADGILQGHADAVLAASIFHYGEYTVQEAKHFLAQQGITVR
- the hisI gene encoding phosphoribosyl-AMP cyclohydrolase; the protein is MKPINDKNWVEQVRFNEQGLIPVIAQDSTSKEVLMMAWMNASSLQETIELGQAVYWSRSRGRRWHKGEESGHFQNVQQVLLDCDGDTILLIVEQVGGIACHTGAPNCFFQPLVKENNAWHWQNPLGEKSE
- the hisA gene encoding 1-(5-phosphoribosyl)-5-[(5-phosphoribosylamino)methylideneamino]imidazole-4-carboxamide isomerase, with product MLLIPAIDLKDGHCVRLEQGDMNKATVFSEDPAAMARHWVKQGARRLHLVDLNGAFAGRPKNESAILSILKEVGDEIPVQLGGGIRDLETIERLLDDGLETIIIGTAAVKNPGFLQEACIAFGGHIMVGLDARDGKVATDGWSKLTGHEVIDLAKKYEDYGVEAIVYTDIGRDGMLQGINIEATLRLAQAVSIPIIASGGLTNMQDIDALCAIEEDGVIGVIAGRAIYNGNINLAEAQKYADEKNPPEYD
- the hisH gene encoding imidazole glycerol phosphate synthase subunit HisH, which produces MSNIAIVDYGMGNIRSVAQAVIKVAPECQVVIAHQPEQIQQADRIILPGQGAMPDCMQNLKNSGLYEALLDAIKNKPLLGVCVGEQMLFEQSDESHTTNQTTPCLGVFPGKVIRFKPNLIQEDGSHLKVPHMGWNEVFQQQMHPLWDGVPNHARFYFVHSYYVVPDNKNHEFGTTNYGGLFTSAIAKDNIFATQFHPEKSAKDGLRIYQNFTRWNP
- the hisB gene encoding imidazoleglycerol-phosphate dehydratase HisB, whose translation is MRQVEVNRNTSETQIQLKINLDGTGRAELNTGVPFLDHMLDQIARHGMMDLSVTATGDTHIDDHHTVEDIGITLGQAFAKAVGDKAGLTRYGHSYVPLDETLSRVVIDFSGRPELEFHVPFTRARVGTFDVDLSIEFFRGFVNNAGVTLHIDNIRGVNAHHQIETIFKAFGRALRMAVTIDERALGSIPSTKGSL